A single Dreissena polymorpha isolate Duluth1 chromosome 14, UMN_Dpol_1.0, whole genome shotgun sequence DNA region contains:
- the LOC127858152 gene encoding uncharacterized protein LOC127858152 isoform X2, giving the protein MRFLTSLLVALLVGCCWAQTVVDKITDKIGDDDVTNLTVIVVSKTEGDKGSSGSGSGGPESAVKPDFKPESIAPVDAVKSSKGPDASTAPKKDAGTGDSKSGKSGKRGRFDGTEGSGVDKQWGDRGNRSGKQGRKDNFGPKWVHDAQGGNRSDGNNGSRVGGSRGSNGGRDGGSGGNNDGRDGGSRGSNGGRDGGSRGNNGGRDGGSGGNSGGRDGGSGGNNGGRDGGSGGNNGGRDGGSGGNNGGRDGGSGGNNGGRDCCSGGNNGGRDGGSGGNNGGRDSGSGGKSGGGRGGNNGGGGRGRRQSKSGGNQGIENSASSTNDGGRDGGSGGNNGGRDGGSGGNNGGRDGGSGGNNGARDGGRRGNNGGRDGGSGGNNGGRDGGSGGNNGGRDDGSGGNNGGRDGGRRGNNGGRDGGSGGNNGGRDGGSGGGSSGGRGSGSGRGR; this is encoded by the exons ATGCGGTTTCTAACGAGTCTCCTGGTCGCGTTGTTAGTCGGATGTTGCTGGGCGCAAACTGTCGTCGACAAGATCACTGACAAGATTGGCGACGACGACGTTACGAACTTGACCGTCATAGT GGTTTCTAAGACAGAAGGTGACAAGGGAAGCTCAGGGTCCGGCTCAGGCGGTCCAGAATCTGCCGTTAAACCAGATTTTAAACCAGAAAGCATCGCACCAGTAGATGCCGTGAAGTCAAGTAAAGGCCCCGATGCTTCAACAGCCCCAAAGAAAGACGCCGGTACTGGGGACTCGAAGAGCGGAAAATCCGGAAAACGTGGAAGATTCGACGGTACAGAAGGAAGTGGGGTGGATAAGCAATGGGGCGATCGCGGTAATCGGTCTGGGAAACAGGGAAGAAAGGATAATTTTGGGCCGAAATGGGTACATGATGCTCAAGGCGGTAACAGGAGCGATGGTAACAACGGTAGCCGTGTTGGCGGTAGCAGAGGAAGCAACGGTGGCCGTGATGGCGGTAGCGGAGGAAACAACGATGGCCGTGATGGCGGTAGCAGAGGAAGCAACGGTGGCCGTGATGGCGGTAGCAGAGGAAACAACGGTGGCCGTGATGGCGGTAGCGGAGGAAACAGCGGTGGCCGTGATGGTGGTAGCGGAGGAAATAACGGTGGCCGTGATGGTGGTAGCGGAGGAAATAACGGTGGCCGTGATGGCGGTAGCGGAGGAAACAACGGTGGCCGTGATGGCGGTAGCGGAGGAAACAACGGTGGCCGTGACTGTTGTAGCGGAGGAAACAACGGTGGTCGTGATGGCGGTAGCGGAGGAAACAACGGTGGTCGTGATAGTGGTAGCGGAGGAAAAAGTGGCGGTGGTCGCGGTGGCAACAACGGAGGAGGCGGTCGTGGTAGACGCCAGTCAAAGAGTGGGGGAAATCAGGGTATTGAAAACAGCGCGAGCAGCACTAACGATGGTGGTCGTGACGGTGGTAGCGGAGGAAACAACGGTGGCCGTGATG GTGGTAGCGGAGGAAACAACGGTGGTCGTGATGGCGGTAGCGGAGGAAACAACGGTGCCCGTGATGGAGGTAGAAGAGGAAACAACGGTGGCCGTGATGGCGGTAGCGGAGGAAACAACGGTGGCCGTGATGGCGGTAGCGGAGGAAACAACGGCGGTCGTGATGACGGTAGCGGAGGTAACAACGGTGGCCGTGATGGCGGTAGAAGAGGAAACAACGGTGGTCGTGATGGCGGTAGCGGAGGAAACAACGGTGGCcgtgatggtggtagtggtggtggaaGTAGCGGTGGGAGAGGATCTGGTTCCGGTCGTGGCAGGTGA
- the LOC127858152 gene encoding uncharacterized transmembrane protein DDB_G0289901-like isoform X1 has translation MRFLTSLLVALLVGCCWAQTVVDKITDKIGDDDVTNLTVIVVSKTEGDKGSSGSGSGGPESAVKPDFKPESIAPVDAVKSSKGPDASTAPKKDAGTGDSKSGKSGKRGRFDGTEGSGVDKQWGDRGNRSGKQGRKDNFGPKWVHDAQGGNRSDGNNGSRVGGSRGSNGGRDGGSGGNNDGRDGGSRGSNGGRDGGSRGNNGGRDGGSGGNSGGRDGGSGGNNGGRDGGSGGNNGGRDGGSGGNNGGRDGGSGGNNGGRDCCSGGNNGGRDGGSGGNNGGRDSGSGGKSGGGRGGNNGGGGRGRRQSKSGGNQGIENSASSTNDGGRDGGSGGNNGGRDGGSGGNNGGREGGSGGNNGGRDGGSGGNNGARDGGRRGNNGGRDGGSGGNNGGRDGGSGGNNGGRDDGSGGNNGGRDGGRRGNNGGRDGGSGGNNGGRDGGSGGGSSGGRGSGSGRGR, from the exons ATGCGGTTTCTAACGAGTCTCCTGGTCGCGTTGTTAGTCGGATGTTGCTGGGCGCAAACTGTCGTCGACAAGATCACTGACAAGATTGGCGACGACGACGTTACGAACTTGACCGTCATAGT GGTTTCTAAGACAGAAGGTGACAAGGGAAGCTCAGGGTCCGGCTCAGGCGGTCCAGAATCTGCCGTTAAACCAGATTTTAAACCAGAAAGCATCGCACCAGTAGATGCCGTGAAGTCAAGTAAAGGCCCCGATGCTTCAACAGCCCCAAAGAAAGACGCCGGTACTGGGGACTCGAAGAGCGGAAAATCCGGAAAACGTGGAAGATTCGACGGTACAGAAGGAAGTGGGGTGGATAAGCAATGGGGCGATCGCGGTAATCGGTCTGGGAAACAGGGAAGAAAGGATAATTTTGGGCCGAAATGGGTACATGATGCTCAAGGCGGTAACAGGAGCGATGGTAACAACGGTAGCCGTGTTGGCGGTAGCAGAGGAAGCAACGGTGGCCGTGATGGCGGTAGCGGAGGAAACAACGATGGCCGTGATGGCGGTAGCAGAGGAAGCAACGGTGGCCGTGATGGCGGTAGCAGAGGAAACAACGGTGGCCGTGATGGCGGTAGCGGAGGAAACAGCGGTGGCCGTGATGGTGGTAGCGGAGGAAATAACGGTGGCCGTGATGGTGGTAGCGGAGGAAATAACGGTGGCCGTGATGGCGGTAGCGGAGGAAACAACGGTGGCCGTGATGGCGGTAGCGGAGGAAACAACGGTGGCCGTGACTGTTGTAGCGGAGGAAACAACGGTGGTCGTGATGGCGGTAGCGGAGGAAACAACGGTGGTCGTGATAGTGGTAGCGGAGGAAAAAGTGGCGGTGGTCGCGGTGGCAACAACGGAGGAGGCGGTCGTGGTAGACGCCAGTCAAAGAGTGGGGGAAATCAGGGTATTGAAAACAGCGCGAGCAGCACTAACGATGGTGGTCGTGACGGTGGTAGCGGAGGAAACAACGGTGGCCGTGATGGTGGTAGCGGAGGAAACAACGGTGGTCGTGAAGGTGGTAGCGGAGGAAACAACGGTGGTCGTGATGGCGGTAGCGGAGGAAACAACGGTGCCCGTGATGGAGGTAGAAGAGGAAACAACGGTGGCCGTGATGGCGGTAGCGGAGGAAACAACGGTGGCCGTGATGGCGGTAGCGGAGGAAACAACGGCGGTCGTGATGACGGTAGCGGAGGTAACAACGGTGGCCGTGATGGCGGTAGAAGAGGAAACAACGGTGGTCGTGATGGCGGTAGCGGAGGAAACAACGGTGGCcgtgatggtggtagtggtggtggaaGTAGCGGTGGGAGAGGATCTGGTTCCGGTCGTGGCAGGTGA